From the Candidatus Bathyarchaeota archaeon genome, one window contains:
- a CDS encoding DNA-binding protein gives MEFTEAKLGRIFVLRLHDGDRLPDAVERFAKENRVRSGVCFLVGGIKDKSCVVVGPKNDDELPPDPMVRLLCGAHEVCGVGTLFSNPDGKPTLHMHASFGRGETVTTGCTRRGIDVWLIGEVILLELAETSAKRVLDEKTGFELLEVKD, from the coding sequence ATGGAGTTTACTGAAGCTAAGCTTGGGCGAATTTTTGTTTTACGACTGCACGATGGTGACCGTTTGCCAGATGCTGTTGAACGTTTTGCCAAGGAAAACCGTGTTCGTAGTGGGGTTTGTTTTTTGGTTGGCGGCATCAAGGACAAGAGTTGCGTGGTGGTTGGTCCCAAAAACGACGATGAGCTTCCCCCTGACCCCATGGTTAGGCTGCTGTGTGGCGCGCATGAAGTCTGCGGCGTAGGCACCCTCTTCTCCAACCCTGACGGCAAACCCACATTGCATATGCACGCAAGTTTTGGACGCGGCGAAACCGTAACTACAGGATGCACGCGCAGGGGAATAGATGTTTGGCTAATTGGCGAGGTCATACTGCTTGAATTGGCGGAGACATCGGCTAAGCGCGTGTTGGATGAGAAAACGGGTTTTGAGTTGCTTGAGGTCAAGGATTAG
- the dinB gene encoding DNA polymerase IV encodes MDGRVVMLVDLDYFFAQCEELHNPELKGKPVVVGVYSGRTQDSGAVSTSNYLARQYDVKSGLPLFLAKKRLEGVDAVFLSVDYDYYQKLSDKIMELLRGFADVFEQVGIDEAYLEVTKKLGGDFEAAEALVAQMKQAVKQEVGVTFSVGVAPNKLVAKIASDINKPDGVTVVRPAQVKEFLAPLAVGKLLGVGKKTSAKMAALGIKTVGDLAGFSVQRLVEVFGKTLGVYFHNAANGVDNDPVKEAGEAESISRIATLKENTRDLEVILEKTNQLIDEIYAEFAPKNMSYKQVAILAILVNLSTKTRSVTLEKPAKDKQTIQNHVHDLTQKFLNESTLELRRVGVKIAGFSKEEKEQKQLTSFFQNP; translated from the coding sequence GTGGATGGGCGTGTTGTGATGTTGGTTGATTTGGATTACTTTTTTGCTCAGTGTGAGGAGCTTCATAATCCTGAGTTGAAGGGTAAGCCTGTGGTGGTGGGCGTGTACAGCGGACGCACACAAGACAGCGGCGCAGTAAGCACCTCCAACTACCTCGCCAGGCAATACGATGTTAAATCAGGACTGCCCTTGTTCTTAGCTAAAAAGCGCCTTGAAGGAGTAGACGCGGTTTTCTTGTCTGTGGATTACGATTATTACCAGAAACTCTCCGACAAAATAATGGAGCTGCTACGTGGGTTTGCGGATGTGTTTGAGCAGGTGGGTATTGACGAGGCGTACTTGGAGGTTACCAAAAAGCTTGGCGGCGATTTTGAGGCGGCGGAGGCGTTGGTTGCGCAGATGAAGCAGGCGGTGAAACAAGAGGTAGGCGTGACGTTTTCGGTTGGCGTTGCCCCTAACAAGCTGGTTGCAAAAATCGCATCCGACATCAACAAGCCCGACGGCGTCACTGTTGTTCGACCCGCGCAGGTGAAGGAGTTTTTGGCTCCGTTGGCTGTTGGCAAACTGTTGGGGGTAGGGAAGAAAACCAGCGCAAAGATGGCGGCTTTGGGCATCAAAACTGTGGGAGATTTAGCGGGGTTTAGTGTGCAGCGTCTGGTGGAGGTTTTTGGCAAAACCTTGGGCGTGTACTTCCATAACGCCGCAAACGGCGTAGACAATGACCCTGTGAAGGAAGCAGGGGAAGCCGAATCCATAAGCCGCATCGCCACCTTAAAAGAGAACACCCGCGACTTAGAGGTCATTTTGGAGAAAACCAATCAGCTCATCGACGAAATCTACGCTGAATTTGCCCCAAAGAACATGAGCTACAAACAAGTTGCCATCCTTGCAATACTTGTGAATCTGAGCACCAAAACCCGCTCTGTCACGCTTGAGAAACCCGCCAAAGACAAACAAACCATCCAAAACCACGTACACGACCTCACGCAAAAATTCCTAAACGAATCCACGCTGGAGCTGCGCAGGGTCGGAGTAAAAATTGCGGGGTTTAGCAAAGAAGAAAAAGAGCAAAAACAGTTAACCAGCTTCTTCCAAAACCCCTGA
- a CDS encoding radical SAM protein, producing the protein MAPLISGFDPWKNSLCTCPPKLTMNPYSGCDHQCLYCYASSYIPNFSDCRPKKELVAKLRREAAKLVGETVSISNSSDPYPRMEANLGLTRQCLEILVESNCKIQVITKSNLVVRDDDLLSKVPSTVALTITTLDEQVAQLLEPFAPSVKERLRAAQDLTSADIPVCVRIDPIIPYVNDDPKALIAELAGMGVKHVTSSTYKAKPDNWRRLTKALPQIAEKLQPLYFEQGERQAGNTLLAKELRFKMLKRVRDLAVAQGMQFGVCREGLPKLNTAACDGSWLLNKEEKR; encoded by the coding sequence GTGGCGCCTTTGATTTCTGGTTTTGACCCGTGGAAGAATAGCCTGTGCACTTGTCCGCCCAAGTTGACTATGAACCCGTATAGCGGCTGTGACCACCAGTGCCTTTACTGTTACGCGTCAAGTTATATCCCAAACTTCTCTGATTGCAGACCCAAAAAAGAACTCGTAGCAAAGCTCAGGCGCGAAGCTGCCAAACTTGTTGGCGAAACTGTTTCTATAAGCAACTCTTCTGACCCGTACCCGCGCATGGAAGCAAACTTGGGCTTAACCCGCCAATGCCTCGAAATCCTCGTGGAGAGCAACTGCAAAATTCAAGTAATCACCAAATCAAACCTTGTTGTCCGCGACGACGACCTCCTAAGCAAGGTGCCCTCAACAGTTGCGCTGACTATAACCACGTTGGATGAGCAGGTTGCCCAGTTGCTGGAGCCTTTTGCGCCCAGTGTGAAGGAGCGCCTTAGAGCCGCTCAAGACTTAACGTCTGCGGATATTCCAGTTTGCGTGCGCATAGACCCCATAATACCCTACGTGAACGATGACCCCAAAGCGCTTATCGCTGAGCTTGCAGGCATGGGTGTCAAACATGTAACCAGTTCAACCTACAAAGCCAAACCCGACAACTGGCGCCGCCTAACCAAAGCTCTGCCTCAAATCGCAGAAAAACTCCAGCCGCTTTACTTCGAGCAAGGCGAACGCCAAGCAGGGAACACGTTGCTGGCCAAAGAGTTGCGCTTCAAAATGCTCAAGCGGGTACGCGATTTAGCTGTGGCGCAGGGGATGCAGTTTGGGGTGTGCAGGGAAGGCTTACCCAAGCTAAACACGGCAGCATGTGACGGTTCATGGTTGCTTAACAAAGAGGAGAAGAGGTGA
- a CDS encoding thymidylate synthase yields MSIEIAHPENRPLVSDKAPCDFKYVQGYALEYLWCGEKQDEETYTYGSRLNHPINQIEQAVQRYVEEQQDRQVTMVIRLPEDILKFGKQHKKSEPPCLSLIDTEILEGKMHLTCYFRSWDAYAGLPANIAGLQLFNEAFVSEINSRSNLNLETGKLIFHSKNCHIYQRQYKLVQEMLSPQTTKKPRLAQTLQKAAEEN; encoded by the coding sequence TTGTCCATTGAGATTGCGCATCCTGAGAATCGTCCTTTGGTTAGTGATAAGGCGCCTTGTGATTTTAAGTACGTGCAGGGTTACGCGTTGGAGTATTTGTGGTGTGGCGAAAAGCAAGACGAAGAAACCTACACCTACGGAAGCAGGCTCAATCACCCAATTAACCAAATCGAGCAGGCAGTGCAACGCTACGTTGAAGAACAACAAGACCGGCAAGTCACCATGGTCATACGCCTGCCGGAGGATATCCTCAAATTCGGTAAACAACACAAAAAATCTGAACCCCCGTGCCTAAGCCTAATCGACACCGAAATCTTGGAGGGCAAAATGCATCTCACCTGCTACTTTCGCAGCTGGGACGCCTACGCAGGACTACCCGCCAACATCGCAGGGCTCCAACTATTCAACGAAGCGTTTGTCTCAGAAATCAACAGCCGTAGCAACCTCAACCTCGAAACCGGCAAGCTGATTTTCCACAGCAAAAACTGCCACATCTACCAACGCCAATACAAACTCGTGCAAGAAATGCTCTCCCCCCAAACCACAAAAAAACCCCGCCTAGCCCAGACCCTGCAGAAAGCCGCTGAAGAAAATTAA
- the thsB gene encoding thermosome subunit beta has translation MSQGGVPVIVLKEGTGRSTGREAQKNNIMAAKIVAETVKSTLGPCGMDKMMVTSFGDVAITNDGATIMKELDVQHPAAKMLVEVAKAQDNEVGDGTTTAVVLSGELLAKAEGLLDKNVHPTVIIEGFKKASEKAQEILNQLAIPVSTTDEKTLQDLALTTLASKGISSAKELFAKISVDAVKQVSEDQDGSLKADIDLIKIVKKHGQSLDETELVKGMVIDKEVASSQMPKLVEGAKIALLNAKLEIEKTEFDAKINIESPDQMKLFLDEEERMLKEMTTSVTKAGANVVFCEKGIDDMALHFLGKAGVLTVKSVSSSDMEKLSRATGAKIVANVKDLSADALGEAKTVEEVKIGDDKLIYIRDCKNPKAVTVVIRGGTDHVIDEAERSLHDALCVIRNAVEDGKIVAGGGAPEAELAKHLRAFAVSVGGREQLAVEAFAEAVEAIPLTLSENAGLDPIDIMVALRSKHENADNKYFGIDINTGDIVNMLDMLVLEPLRVKQQVIKSATEAANMILKIDDLISIKGTGGGAPPMPPGGMGGMPPGMGGMGGMGGMPY, from the coding sequence ATGTCTCAAGGTGGAGTTCCAGTTATAGTATTGAAGGAAGGTACCGGGCGCTCAACCGGGCGCGAAGCTCAGAAGAATAACATCATGGCTGCAAAGATTGTGGCTGAAACCGTGAAGAGCACTTTGGGTCCATGCGGTATGGACAAGATGATGGTCACCAGCTTTGGCGACGTGGCAATTACCAACGACGGCGCAACCATCATGAAAGAACTTGATGTACAGCACCCTGCAGCAAAGATGCTTGTTGAAGTTGCAAAGGCGCAGGACAACGAAGTTGGCGACGGAACAACAACCGCCGTGGTTTTGTCAGGAGAACTCTTAGCAAAAGCTGAAGGTCTGCTAGACAAAAACGTTCACCCAACAGTAATCATTGAAGGCTTTAAGAAAGCCAGCGAAAAAGCCCAAGAAATCCTAAACCAACTCGCAATTCCCGTATCAACAACCGACGAGAAGACCCTGCAGGATTTAGCTCTGACCACTCTGGCAAGCAAAGGCATCTCCTCAGCCAAAGAGCTTTTCGCCAAAATCAGCGTAGACGCCGTCAAACAAGTCTCTGAAGACCAAGACGGCTCCCTCAAAGCAGACATTGACCTTATCAAAATCGTCAAAAAACACGGTCAAAGCCTAGACGAAACCGAACTCGTTAAAGGCATGGTAATCGACAAAGAAGTCGCCAGCAGCCAAATGCCCAAACTCGTCGAAGGCGCCAAAATCGCACTACTAAACGCCAAATTAGAAATCGAGAAAACCGAGTTCGACGCCAAAATCAACATCGAAAGCCCCGATCAAATGAAACTTTTCCTAGACGAAGAAGAACGCATGCTCAAAGAAATGACAACCAGCGTCACCAAAGCAGGCGCAAACGTTGTCTTCTGCGAAAAAGGCATCGACGACATGGCACTACACTTCCTTGGCAAAGCAGGCGTGTTAACCGTCAAAAGCGTCAGCAGCAGCGACATGGAAAAACTCAGCCGAGCTACAGGCGCAAAAATCGTCGCAAACGTAAAAGACCTCTCTGCAGACGCATTAGGCGAAGCCAAAACTGTTGAAGAAGTCAAAATCGGCGATGACAAACTAATCTACATCCGCGACTGCAAAAACCCCAAAGCCGTAACCGTAGTCATACGCGGCGGAACCGACCACGTCATAGACGAAGCCGAACGCAGCCTACACGACGCCCTATGCGTCATACGCAACGCCGTAGAAGACGGCAAAATCGTCGCAGGCGGCGGCGCACCCGAAGCAGAACTCGCCAAACACCTACGCGCCTTTGCAGTAAGCGTGGGCGGACGCGAACAACTAGCCGTTGAAGCATTCGCCGAAGCAGTCGAAGCCATACCCCTAACCCTATCCGAAAACGCAGGATTAGACCCCATCGACATCATGGTTGCCCTACGCTCCAAACACGAAAACGCCGACAACAAATACTTTGGCATCGACATCAACACGGGCGACATCGTCAACATGCTCGACATGCTCGTCCTCGAACCCTTACGCGTCAAACAGCAAGTCATCAAATCCGCAACCGAAGCAGCCAACATGATCCTCAAAATCGACGACCTCATCAGCATCAAAGGCACAGGCGGCGGAGCCCCACCAATGCCCCCAGGCGGAATGGGCGGAATGCCACCAGGCATGGGCGGTATGGGTGGCATGGGCGGTATGCCCTACTAA
- a CDS encoding L-threonylcarbamoyladenylate synthase translates to MTKQTQTLQINPANPEKETIQTAAEIIKTGGLVAFPTETVYGLGADALNPKAVTALFEAKKRPQDNPPIVHVADPQTVHSLAVQVSEKAEKLMQQFWPGPLTLVFKRSSVVPEVTTAGLDTVAVRMPKNPVALALIKACGCPIAAPSANMAGKPSPTTAAHVMEDLAGRIDAVLDGGAAEVGVESTVLDVSVEPPMLLRPGAVTLEELQQAIGEVAVHPFVVSQTQITEDQARSPGMKHKHYAPKAQLILVEGGITPVMSTVKELISIYWLNNKKVGVLATSETAWAYEADVVKSLGSRRKMHDVAANLFKKLREFDEEDIDVIISESIPPEGLGLAVMNRLRKAAGYNIIKVKKQADVP, encoded by the coding sequence GTGACAAAACAAACCCAGACTCTGCAAATCAACCCCGCCAACCCCGAAAAAGAAACAATCCAAACCGCCGCAGAAATCATCAAAACAGGCGGCTTAGTTGCTTTCCCCACCGAAACCGTCTACGGCTTAGGCGCAGACGCCCTAAACCCCAAGGCAGTCACTGCGTTGTTTGAAGCAAAAAAACGCCCCCAAGACAACCCCCCCATCGTGCACGTAGCAGACCCCCAAACAGTCCACAGCCTCGCCGTGCAGGTTTCAGAAAAAGCAGAAAAACTCATGCAGCAGTTCTGGCCAGGTCCCCTCACCTTAGTTTTTAAGCGTTCTTCGGTGGTGCCTGAGGTGACCACTGCGGGTTTGGATACCGTGGCGGTGCGTATGCCCAAAAACCCCGTGGCGTTGGCGCTTATCAAGGCGTGTGGTTGTCCCATAGCTGCTCCCAGCGCGAACATGGCAGGAAAACCCAGCCCCACAACCGCCGCGCATGTCATGGAGGACTTGGCTGGACGCATAGACGCCGTGCTAGATGGCGGCGCCGCTGAGGTTGGCGTGGAATCTACCGTGTTGGATGTGAGTGTGGAGCCGCCGATGCTTTTGCGTCCTGGTGCAGTAACTCTTGAAGAACTACAGCAAGCAATAGGCGAAGTGGCAGTGCATCCGTTTGTGGTTTCTCAAACCCAAATAACCGAAGACCAAGCGCGCTCCCCAGGAATGAAGCATAAACATTACGCGCCCAAAGCCCAACTCATCCTTGTTGAAGGCGGAATCACCCCCGTTATGTCCACCGTAAAAGAGCTCATAAGCATCTACTGGCTCAACAACAAAAAAGTCGGCGTACTAGCCACTAGCGAAACTGCGTGGGCATACGAAGCTGACGTAGTTAAATCGTTGGGCAGCCGCCGCAAAATGCACGACGTAGCCGCTAACCTTTTCAAGAAACTGCGCGAATTCGATGAAGAAGATATAGACGTGATAATATCTGAAAGCATACCCCCAGAAGGACTAGGTCTGGCCGTTATGAATAGGCTACGCAAAGCCGCAGGATACAACATTATAAAAGTCAAAAAACAAGCCGACGTCCCATAG
- a CDS encoding GNAT family N-acetyltransferase translates to MICKVSPSEFEAVLGVVNDAAQAYKGVIPPDCWREPYMTPQELKAEITRGVELFCFKENNEITAVMGIERFKDVTLIRHAYTLTRRQKQGIGKKLLLYLLGLAKTPIVFVGTWEAAWWATRFYEKNGFVLVSSRQETDRILQTYWCITMRQVETSVVLKLNT, encoded by the coding sequence ATGATCTGCAAGGTTTCGCCCAGCGAGTTTGAAGCCGTGTTGGGCGTGGTTAATGACGCAGCGCAAGCATACAAAGGCGTAATTCCACCTGACTGCTGGCGAGAACCCTACATGACCCCCCAAGAACTCAAAGCAGAAATCACCCGCGGCGTAGAGCTTTTCTGCTTCAAAGAAAACAACGAAATAACCGCCGTCATGGGCATCGAACGCTTCAAAGACGTAACGTTAATTCGCCATGCCTACACGCTAACCCGCCGCCAAAAACAAGGCATAGGCAAAAAACTGCTCCTGTACCTTTTAGGTTTAGCGAAAACGCCCATAGTTTTTGTGGGGACTTGGGAGGCTGCTTGGTGGGCAACAAGGTTTTACGAGAAAAACGGGTTTGTGCTGGTTTCTTCGCGCCAAGAAACAGACCGTATCTTGCAGACGTACTGGTGCATCACAATGCGTCAAGTGGAAACTTCGGTTGTTCTTAAACTCAACACATAA
- a CDS encoding endonuclease III, producing the protein MIDRQQAQKILGILRETLVLPAWMKRKRSAFETLVVTIISQNTADTNTARAYENLQSHFEITPQALATADLNQIEAAIKSAGLYKAKAQAIKQASQELLQNHGGTLQNILAMPTQQARETLMQFPGVGPKTADVVLLFSANQPTVPVDTHVNRVSRRLGLAPAKGDYEAVRCSLQELYDPKDYLAVHMLLIEHGRKTCKARHPRCSECVVGTYCLTRGQWK; encoded by the coding sequence GTGATTGATAGGCAGCAAGCACAGAAGATTTTGGGGATACTTAGGGAAACTTTGGTTTTACCTGCTTGGATGAAACGCAAACGCAGCGCTTTTGAAACTTTAGTTGTCACCATTATCTCGCAAAACACTGCGGACACCAATACCGCCAGAGCCTACGAAAACCTGCAAAGCCACTTTGAAATCACGCCTCAAGCCCTAGCCACAGCCGACCTAAACCAGATTGAAGCAGCAATCAAATCGGCAGGTCTTTACAAAGCCAAAGCCCAAGCCATAAAACAGGCGTCACAGGAACTGCTGCAAAACCACGGCGGCACCCTACAAAACATCTTAGCGATGCCCACGCAACAAGCACGCGAGACGCTCATGCAGTTTCCAGGTGTTGGACCAAAAACCGCCGATGTCGTCTTGCTTTTCTCAGCCAACCAACCCACAGTACCCGTGGATACGCACGTTAACCGCGTCTCAAGACGTTTAGGATTGGCACCTGCAAAAGGCGACTACGAGGCAGTGCGCTGTAGCTTGCAAGAACTGTATGACCCCAAGGATTACTTGGCGGTGCATATGCTACTTATTGAGCATGGACGCAAAACCTGCAAAGCAAGACACCCGCGATGCAGCGAATGCGTGGTGGGCACTTATTGTCTAACAAGGGGGCAATGGAAATAG